Part of the Bacillus cabrialesii genome is shown below.
CGGCGCTCAATATGTCGTGATTACAGGCGGGGGCAAACTCAAACACGAAAAAGCCGTTGATGTTCTCTATGACGGAGAAACAGCGGAAGTTCTTGAAAGCGAAATGATCGATACGCCTTATACACATGGCGCAGGCTGTACGTTCTCAGCAGCCGTGACAGCAGAGCTCGCCAAAGGTGCGGATGTCAAAGAAGCCATTTACGCAGCGAAAGAATTCATTACCGCTGCCATTAAAGAATCCTTCCCGCTCAACCAGTATGTCGGACCTACGAAGCATTCCGCGCTTCGCCTAAATAAACAATCATAAACAAAAAAGGCTGCCTTATAGAGAGGCAGCTTTTTTTATGAACGAAGAATTTTCACAGAAAAACTGCCGATTCCATCGGCAGCCTGTTTATTTGACTTTTAAATTGTTCGCAGATTTCCTCAAAAATGCTTCTATCGACTGAACAAAGAGTGCGTATTCCTTCATTTGCTCATATGCCCGCGAAAGAATCTCCGCCGTTTCACTGTGCGGCGTTGTTCCGCCAAGCATTTTTTTCAGCTGCAGCAGCACATCCTTATATTCTTCCCGCTTATCTTCAACTTGGTCCGCAGCCTTTTCCAAACATTCCGGTGTTATCTTCTGTTCATGTATATTCAAGAAAACAACTCCTTTTACAGTAAAAAATAGTAGGTTATCGTTGAAGAATAGCACAGATGGCTCAGATTTCACATAAGAAAATAGAAGGATTTTCTACATCAGTGTCCAAATTCCGACGTTCATAGCAGATTTTCCTGTCGAGCTGGCTTTCACTTCATGATTTCCCGGGAAAGGAAAATATCTCGCACTGAAGACCTCTTCTCCGTCATTGATAAAGATTTCCACAGATGACGCGTCGATAAACATGTGCACGGTATGCAAATCCTTGATCTGGCAATGTCTCGCTTCTGTTCTTTTTCCGTCGAAGCTCGTCCGCTCCAGCGTGACGACCCCCTCGTCCTTATGGAAGGAAAATGCGGCCGTACCGCGGATTTTGATTGAAAATCCAGACTCCGTATCAATGTCTTTGATCAGGATCTCAGCTCTTTCAGGGTTTTCAACCGGAATCGTACCAGATGATCCATGCATGTTGATTTGTATGTTTTTCTCATTCCTGCGCATGGCTTTCAACTCAGGCAGCGGCTGCTGAATCAGTTTTTGTCCTGATAGTGTCAGCTGTCTTGGCAGCGTCATACAGTGAATCCAGTGATAGTCAATCGTCGGATGGAACCCTTCATCCTGATCAGGCACGGCCATCCATGCAAACAAAATCCGCCTTCCCTGATCGTCTTCAAGTGTTTGCGGCGCGTAAAAATCAAAGCCTTGATCAAGCTCCGTAAAATCACCATGCTTCAGTTCAAGCTTGTTATAATCGAGACGCCCGACAAAATAACCTGATTGATACACATTCTGATAACGAAAACCGTCAGCCTCAAGCCCTTGAGGCGAGACAATCAGCACATCTGTTCCTTGAAGAGAAAACAAATCAGGGCATTCCCACATGTATCCGAAATCGTCCAACCCGTTGAAGCCCGCGCCGGTTATCGGGCCGAGAAATCTCCACTCTGTCAGGTTATCAGAAGCAAACAACACCGCGTGTCCTTGCATATTCTCCGTTTGCGCACCGATCACCATATACCATGTGCCTTCATGCTCCCATACCTTCGGATCACGAAAATGCGGCGTGTATCCTTCCGGGAGGCGTGCGACAACACCCTTTTTCTCAAAGGACAGCCCGTCGTCAGAAACAGCAAGGCATTGATACGTTTCCCGATTCCCATCCTGATCCCTGACATTTCCTGTGTAAAACAGATAGAGCCGATCGTCTTTCGTGACAGCGCTGCCCGAGTAGCAGCCGTTTTTATCGAACCAGTCACTCGGAGCGAGCGCAATGTCTTCCCGCTTCCAAGTCACAACGTCCTGTGTCGTATAATGCCCCCAAAATTTCGCGCCGTGCCCCGTCTGAAACGGCTGCCACTGAAAAAACAAATGATATTTTCCCTTCCAATAAATCACGCCATTCGGGTCATTCAATAGCCCAATCGGCGGCATAATGTGAAAATTCTGGCGGTGCGGATCGCTGTTGGCGATAGGCTCTTTTTTCTCCACTTCTTCATAAGCCCGGCGACGAAGCTCCTGATCATGTGCTGTCATTTTTTTCTCCCCTCATCCTCATTAATCTTCATGATAAACGCTGCAATGAATGCTGACACTCCCGCAATGGCCATCCCAATCAGATAGTTGATCAAGTTGCCCATGCCAAACGGCGCAGCAATGGCGATCATCGGAATACCCGTTAACCCGTAAGCGTTTGCAGCAACATGTGTAAAGACGACATATGCACCACCCAGCGCGCCTCCGATCATCGCGGCGATAAATGGCTTACGATAGCGAAGATTGACTCCGAATATGACGGGCTCAGTAATGCCGAGAAAAGCGGAAAATGCAGCCGGAAGCGCGATTTCTTTTGTCTTTGCTTTTTTAGCCATAAAGAAGACGGCAAGGCCGGCCCCGCCCTGTGCGACATTCGCCATTGACCAGATCGGCAGCAAGTAGTTTTTGCCTATATCTGCAATAAGACCTGCCTCAATCGCATGGAAGCTGTGATGAACGCCTGTCAGTACGATGAGTGAATACGTGCCCCCGAAAATCAGCCCCGCAACAAAACCGGCATGGTCATAGACATAAGTTAAAGCAACCGTAATGCCGGAGCCAAGCGCTCTGCCCAGAGGACCAATCGCGATAAAAGCGACAAACCCGGTGACAATCACTGTGACAAAAGGTGTCACAAGCAAATCTACCGCATGCGGAACCACTTTTCTTGTCCATTTCTCTACCTTGCTCATGACATAAACCGCCAGCAATACAGGGATGACAGTTCCCTGGTAGCCGAGAAGCGCGATATCAAATCCGAAAAGATGCATATAATCAGGTGTCGCTTCCGCCAAACCCCATGGATTCAAAAGTGTCGGATGAATCATGATTCCCCCGATGACCGCTCCCAAGTACGGGTTACTGCCAAATTCTTTTGAAGCGCTTACTCCGATTAGAATCGGCAAGAAAATAAATGCTGCACTTGAAAACATATCAAGCAGCTGGAGCAGCGCAGAATCCTTGCTCATCCAATGAAACGCATTGACCATACCCAGCAATCCCATTAATAGGCCGCTGGCCACAATAGCGGGGATGATTGGAACAAAAATATTAGAAAGCGTTTTCGCAAATCTCGCAGCGGGATTCAGTTTTTCTTTTGCCGCATCCTGATGATTTACGTGTTCTTGACTCTCAATGTCGGCTTCCTTTGAAAAAGCGTCGTACACCTTATTCACAAGGCCTGTTCCGAAAATGATTTGGTACTGGCCAGAGCTGCTGAAAGCGCCTTTGACGCCATCAAGCTCTTCTACTTGTTCTTGATCTATCTTTGATTCATCTTTCATCACTAAACGCAGTCTTGTTGCACAATGAGCCGCGCTGATTATGTTTTCTTTCCCCCCGAGAAGCTCAATAAGGCGTTTTGCAGTCTCTTTGTAATCCATCTGTTTTTCCCCCTTTTATTTAAACAAAAAAGACCTAAAATTCGCCAACGAATAAAGGACACAGCGATCCTTTTTCATTTACGCAAATTTTAGGTCTTGCCTGCTTTACCAGTCACAATCCCGCTTATTCAGATTAAGAATACGCTTTCATCATAATTCATGATAGCGTTTTCGTCAACTGTTTTTTTAGTTAAAAAGTTTGATAAAACATTTAGACAAAAATTCGTAAAAATATTTGTGAAACATTTCACAATATCATGCTATACTATGCTCAACCTTCTAAGAAAGCAGGAAAAGACAATGGAAACTCAAGCATTGCAAAAGGTTGAACAATACGCTCTAAAAAAACAAAACATATTCGCTTCAAGCAAAATCCGTTATGTGCTCCGATCCATTTTAGCCAGCATGTTTATCGGATTCGGCATTACAGCCGCCAGCAAAACAGGCAGCTATTTCTCCATGGCTGATTCTCCATTTGCCTTTCCGGCAGCGGCTGCCACATTCGGGGCCGCTATTGTGCTGATTGCTTACGGCGGCGGGGATTTATTTACCGGCAACACCTTTTATTTCACCTATACCGCGCTCCGAAAAAAAATCCGCTGGCGCGACACCCTTTACCTGTGGTTGTCAAGCTATGCCGGCAATTTGATCGGCGCCATTCTGTTTGCCATCCTGATCGGCGCGACAGGGCTTTTTGAGGAGGCTTCTGTTCATTCCTTTTTGATTCATCTGGCAGAGCACAAAATGGAGCCTTCCGCTTCCGAACTGTTTTTCAGAGGAATGCTGTGCAATTGGCTTGTGTGCCTCGCCTTTTTCATTCCGATGTCTCTCAAAGGGGAAGGAGCCAAGCTGTTTGCCATGATGCTTTTCGTTTTCTGCTTCTTTATTTCCGGCTTTGAGCACAGCATTGCCAACATGTGCACATTCGCCATCTCACTTTTAATCGAGCACCCTGATACGGTGACACTGATGGGAGCAGTCAGAAACTTAATTCCTGTGACGCTCGGCAATCTGACCGCCGGAATCGTAATGATGGGCTGGATGTACTATACGCTCAATCCCGATAAATAAAAAAACTTCCAGAGATCACTCCCTGCAAGTCAAAGCGGTTATTCCGAGAGATCTTGAAGACGCTGGACATGCAGCGTGATATAGCCGGCCTCGGACTCCGGCAAATGTAATTGATATTCATTTTTCAAAAACTCCGCCAGCGCCAGCGCACATTGATAGGCAAATGAATACTTTTTTTGGATGAAATAAAGCATCTCCTCGTCCATACGATGGAGCGCTTCATTTGATTCCAACCGGCTGACCGCGTATCGCAAATGCGTGACAAGGCGTTGATAGGAAATGCTGTTTTCATCCACCTTTCGATTAAAGTATTGTTCTATTTTCTCTATCATTTCTTTGATCATGGTCGTATGCTTCAGCGCTGAATACATGCTCTCCGCATCCATCTTCGCCGTATGGATATGAAGGGCAATATAACCCGCTTCATCTTCAGGCAGGGACACGCCCAATGTCTCTTTTACGTGTCCGATCGCCCACAGGCCGATCTCATATTCTTTTTTATAGAGCGCCTTTATTTCATGCAGCAATTTATTCTGCACAGACAGCCCATTTTGAATCCTTTCGATCGCAAAGGACAAATGGTCAGAAAGCGCGATATGAATGTGGTCGCTCAGCGGCGCCGCGAGCTCCCCTTCCGCATAGCTAATGATATCCTCAGCTATTTCAATATGCTCCTCCGGCAGCGTTTGCAGGATTTGTTTGAACTTTTCATTCTCGTCGCGCACGACAAAGATCTTTTCCACTTTATTCATAGGGATGAGATCATTTTTCTTTTTTTGAAAAGCGATTCCCGGTCCCATTACGATTTTTTCCTGATCATCCTCTTTTATTAAAGCCGCATTGTTGTTTAATACTTTATAGATTTTCAAGAGGCTATCTCTCCCGCCAATTTGCTTTTGACTGGGATTTTACCTCCTTTTGACCGCCATGTAAAGATGCGGGCCAGCTCTCTCCTGCTTAGGCGATTCCTTGAAGGCTTGCAGACATCTTCTTTTATAAAGCGCGGCGGCTTTCGCTTTCTGCTTTTCTTCCTCATTCACAGCCATCCGCCATTCATAAAACGAAACAAGTCCCGCGGCCTGCACCGCCGCTTTTCTTTGATATGTACGCTGAGCCGAATAGACCCCGGCAGCCGCAGTTTTTCTGTCCGGCGTCACCCAGTTCATCAAAAAGACCATCCACACCCGTAAAGATACAAGCAAACGTTTCATATAAAAACATCCCTCCGCTTCTTTTTGGCAGGCAGCCTTTTTAGCAGCCCGTTTTCTCAGCCGAGCCCGCGTGAAAAGACGGCCGATTTCTTTTCTCGCAAACTAGCGGCTCTAGCAAAACTCATAACTCTATGATAGACCGCGGAAAGAGAATTCTTTGTCACAATCTGAGTGAAAAAACCAACTAGTTTTTAGAAGTTTTGTTGAAAGCTGAAAGAAATGAAATGAAAATTGGTGAACCGCTTTGAAAATTTATACACAAGTTATCCCAAAGATAAGAACAACTTAATCACAAGGGATATCCACATGTCCACAACAACTGTCTATATTTTGTATAGGAACATACATTCCCAACTATATATATACACAGGTTTATTCACTTATACACAGGGTTCTGTGTATAACTCCTTCCTTATACACAAACGAAATCCAATAATTGGTCCAAATGACACAAGGATTTTTTTGAATTTTCAAGAAATATATACTAGGTCTTTAACATTTTTTCTAAAACACAAAGGGGGAAACACATTGAAACATGGAATCATTCGCTTTCTGCTTGTAAGTTTTGTTTTATTTTTTACGTTATCCACAGGAATGACAGGCGTACAGGCAGCTCCGATTTCTTCAAAATCGTCGGCTGACCTGGAAAAAGCCGAGGTATTCGGTGATATCGACATGACAACAAGCAAAAAAACAACCGTTATTGTGGAATTAAAAGAAAAATCCTTGGCAGAGGCGAAGGAAGCGGGAGAAAGCCAAACGAAAAGCAAGCTGAAAACCGCTCGAACAAAAGCCAAAAACAGTGCTGTCAAAGCGGTGAAAAACGGAAAAGTAAACCGGGAATATGAGCAGGTGTTTTCAGGCTTTTCTATGAAGCTCCCAGCTAATGAGATTCCAAAACTTCTTGCAGTAAAAGATGTAAAGGCTGTTTATCCGAACGTCACCTATAAAACGGACAATATAAAGGATCAAGATGTCACCATTTCTGAAGACGCCGTATCTCCGCAAATGGACGATAGCGCGCCGTATATCGGAGCAAACGACGCATGGGATTTAGGCTACACAGGAAAAGGCGTCAAGGTGGCGATTATTGATACCGGCGTTGAATACAATCACCCGGATTTAAAGAAAAGCTTCGGACAATATAAAGGATACGATTTTGTAGACAATGATTACGACCCGAAAGAAACACCAACCGGCGATCCAAGAGGTGAAGCAACTGACCACGGCACACACGTAGCCGGAACGGTAGCCGCAAACGGAACAATTAAAGGCGTAGCGCCTGATGCCACACTTCTTGCTTACCGCGTGCTGGGCCCTGGCGGAAGCGGCACAACGGAAAACGTCATTGCGGGCGTGGAACGCGCTGTACAGGACGGAGCAGATGTGATGAACCTGTCTCTCGGAAACTCTTTAAACAATCCCGACTGGGCGACGAGCACAGCGCTTGACTGGGCCATGTCAGAAGGTGTTGTCGCGGTTACGTCAAACGGTAACAGCGGCCCGAACGGCTGGACAGTCGGATCGCCTGGCACATCAAGAGAAGCGATTTCTGTCGGTGCGACTCAGCTGCCGCTCAACGAATACGCCGTCACTTTCGGCTCTTACTCTTCAGCAAAAGTAATGGGGTATAACAAAGAGGACGATGTCAAAACGCTCAATAACAAAGAAGTTGAGCTTGTTGAAGCCGGACTTGGCGAAGCAAAGGACTTTGAAGGAAAAAATCTGACAGGCAAAGTCGCCGTTGTCAAACGGGGCAGCATTGCGTTTGTGGATAAAGCCGACAACGCTAAAAAAGCCGGCGCCATCGGCATGGTTGTGTATAACAACCTCTCTGGAGAAATTGAAGCCAATGTGCCAGGCATGTCTGTGCCAACGATTAAGCTTTCATTAGAAGACGGCGAAAAACTCATCAGCGCCATGAAAGCCGGTGAAACAAAAACAACATTCGGTTTAACAGTCTCAAAAGCGCTCGGTGAGCAAGTGGCTGATTTCTCATCCCGCGGCCCTGTTATGGATACGTGGATGATTAAGCCTGATATTTCCGCTCCAGGCGTCAATATCGTCAGCACGATTCCGACACACGATCCTCAAAACCCATATGGCTACGGATCAAAACAAGGAACGAGCATGGCATCGCCTCATATTGCCGGAGCGGTTGCCGTTATCAAACAAGCCAAACCAAAGTGGAGTGTTGAACAGATCAAAGCCGCCATCATGAATACCGCTGTCACCTTAAAAGATGGCGACGGAGAAGTGTACCCGCATAACGCCCAAGGCGCAGGCAGCGCGAGAATCATGAACGCGATCAAAGCAGACTCCCTCGTCTCGCCTGGAAGCTATTCATACGGCACATTCTTGAAGGAAAACGGAAACGAAACGAAAAAAGAAACGTTTACGATTGAAAACCAATCTTCCATTAGAAAGTCATACACACTTGAATACTCATTTAACGGGAGCGACATCTCCACATCCGGCACAAGCCGTGTTGTGATACCGGCACATAAAACCGGAAAAGCCACTGCAAAAGTAAAGGTCAATACAAAGAAAACAAAAGCTGGCACCTATGAAGGGACGGTTATCGTCAGAGAAGGCGGAAAAACCGTCGCCAAGATACCTACATTGCTGATCGTCAAAGAGCCGGATTATCCGAGAGTAACATCCGTCTCCGTCAGCGAAGGATCTGCACAAGGCACCTATCAAATTGAAACCTACCTTCCTGCGGGAGCGGAAGAGCTGGCATTCCTCGTCTATGACAGCAACCTTGATTTTGCAGGCCAAGCCGGCATTTATAAAAATCAAGATAAGGGCTATCAGTACTTTGACTGGGACGGCACGATCAATGGCGGAACCAAGCTTCCGGCCGGAGACTATTACTTGCTTGCCTATGCCGCGAATAAAGGCAAATCAAGCCAGGTTCTGACTGAAGAACCGTTTACCGTTGAATAAGAAAAAGCCCTGCCGAATCGGCAGGGCTTTTTAAGATCAGTCAGCAAATGCCTCCTGCAGCAAACGATAAGATTTGAGCTTATCTTCAAAATGATGCGTAATGGTCACCGCCATGATTTCCTCTGTTCCATACGCCTTACTCAAAGCTAACAGTTGCTCCTTAACCTGTTCTTTCGTGCCGACAATCATTCGATTTCGATTATCAGCAATTCGTCTTTGTTCATACGGGGAGTACGTATTTTCTCGAACAGCTTCAAACGAAGGAACTCCTTCTAAAGGAATGCCCTGTTCCCCTGCCAATAGCGTAAAATCAAGCACGGCCGCAAGCTCCTCTGCCTTCTCCTCCGTGTCAGCACAAAGAACAAAAACAGCGACTGCCGCTCGGGGCGTTTCTCCTAACACAGACGGCTTAAATCGTCTCTTATACTGTCTGACTGTATCCTCTCCGCCCTCTCCATTGATAAAGTGGGCAAACATATAGCCAGCGCCTGACTCAGCGGCGAGCAGCGCGCTTTCTCCAGATGAGCCAAGCAGCCACACATCCGGCGCGGTGGAAATATGCGGCGCAGCCGTCAGATTCGGAAAACGGTGTTTGTCATCCGCCAAATCATGCAAATACATGGTCAGCTCCTTGATTTGCTGCGGATACTGATCGGCATTGCGCTTCCCGCCGTCATTCAGCGCCCATGACGCAATCGGCATTCCCCCCGGTGCTCTGCCAAGCCCAAGATCAATTCTTCCCGGTGTCAGCCCCTCCAGCACACGGAAATTCTCAGCTACTTTATAAGCGCTATAATGCGGCAGCATGACTCCGCCTGATCCAACGCGAATCCGCTTCGTTTTCGCCGCTATATGACTGATCAGCACCTCAGGGCTTGACCCTGCCAGCCGCTTTGAAAAGTGATGCTCAGACACCCAAAATCTCTTATATCCAAGCTCCTCTGCAGCTTGCGCAAGCGCAACGGTTTGCTGTAAGGCTATTTCTGCACTGCTTCCCTCTGATACTGGAGATTGATCTAATATACTTAACGAAATCATCCCTACCACCTCATCCTCATCGTAACACTGATCCCACATTTTTTCTCCAAAGCCGCTCACACTGCTTTCAGTGTCTCCCGATCATTCGCCATTTATTTGTGACAGCATGTCTCTATTTGTCGGAATATGTTACACGTGAAACATAAAAACCTCTCCGAATCGGAGAGGTTTGCATTAGTTTTTATTAAAGCCTTTTTCTTTGACATAGTCATTTAAATACGTACGAGGCTTTTGCTTCATAAAGTTCAGAATTTGGTCAGACCACGTTTCTTCCCGCTTTCCGTTTGTTCTTTCTCTATAATAATCAGAAATGGTTTTGTCATACGCATTCATCGTATCGCGGAAATCGTCTGCATTCACATTATACGTATTCTCATGATAGACAGCCTGTTTTGGCAATCTCGGCTTTTTGCCGGATAGATTTGCAGGATGCCCTACTGCCAGACCGAAAAGCGGAAGCACATGGTCAGGCGTTTGCAGCACCTCTGTCACCTTGTCCAGTTCATTCCGAATTCCGCCGATATAGCAAATGCCAAGTCCCATAGATTCAGCGGCAATGCTCATATTTTGCGCTGCAAGCGCCGCATCAATCAAGCCGACCATAAACATTTCCGTATTTTCAAGCAGCTCAGAAATGTTTTCGCCTTTTTCCTCAGCCAGTTTTTGATGGCGGTGCAAGTCCGCACAAAATACAAAAAAGTGTCCGTTGTTCTCAACGTAAGGCTGATTTCCGGCAAGCACAGACAGCTCACGCTTTTTCTCAGGATCGGAAACACCGATAATTGAATATGCCTGCACATAGCTGGACGTAGACGCAGCTTGCGCACTTTTCACTAATGTATCAATTTCATCAGCTGTCAAAAGCTGATCAGTAAAAGACCGGATCGACCGATGATTTAAAATGGTTTCGATTGTGTTATTCATCACAAGAACCTCCTTATCTCTTTTTATCATATCCGAAAAAAAGTGAACTCAAAAGCGATTTGCTCTGCAACAAAAAAAGACAGCCTCTGTAAAGGCTGTCTGCATATTAAGAATTAAAGAGATAACTTCTGTATTTCGTCAGCTGCACACTCGCATTATACACAATGCCGAAGCCGATCAGCGTGGAAAGCGTCGAGCTTCCCCCGTAGCTGACAAACAGCAGCGGAATGCCGGTAACAGGCATAATGCCTATGTTCATTCCGATATTCTGGAATGTATGGATTACTATTAACGCCGTAAATCCAACGCAAAAGAAAGATGCGAAACGGTTATACGGATGTATCTTATCAATCAATACGACAAGTCTGTAGATTAAGAAGAAGAACATGATGACGACAATGGCACAGCCTAAAAAGCCAAATGACTCACCTATTATAGAAAAGATGAAGTCAGTCGTACTTTCTGGAACATAAACCTTTAAATTAGAAATACCATTTCCTATAATCCCGCCTGAACCTATTGCCATAATCGCTCTTTCAACCTGCCAGCCATTATCACTGGCTTCTTGGGTGTCAACCGCTGAATCTGACATCCAAGATGTTACCCTGTTAATTTGGTACTCCTGAATCCCCACGCTTTGTGCGAGATCAGGAAACTGAACGATGATAAATAAAACTAGGGTTATTAATAAAATCCCTGATCCACCAATAAGCGCAATCAATTTCCAATTTATACCAGACATGAAAATCATTACAAGAACGATAAACATACAAATACCCGCGGTTCCTGCATCTTGCATTAGAATAAGACCAACTGGGATAACTGCGACACCCGCAATCTTTAATAAGAGGTGAATATCATCTCTAAGCGTCCGAACTCCTTTAGGATTGGCTTTTCCGATGACTGAAGCAAGCATCATAATCAAACCGACCTTCATAAATTCTGACGGCTGTATTGTAATTTTTCCAATCCTAAACCAACTTTTTGCTCCTTTAATGACCGGCGCAATGGACTCAGGACTGATTTTCAGGATAATCAAAGATAAAATACCGAGGATAAAAATATATAAACTTAACTTTTCAAGCTGTTCTAAATCAAAATACAGAAGAACTGTAATAGCAACAGCCCCCAAAAAATAAAAGACAATTTGCTGTATCCAATCGGTGTTCCCATACTGACCAAACTGACCGGCAGCATAAATTGAAACTACACTTATAATAAAAAACACACCAAATATAAAAATCAAATCCCCCTGGTAAAAGGGGTTTTGCTGTTTCTTATATCGACTCATTCTATCCCGCCTTACATTTTCATCGGAAAATCACTAATGTTTATTATACATGAACCTCGATCAAGATGACACGTGAAGCTCGTTTCCTTTTATGTTTTTTGCGCATTTGCGGCGCTTTTTCAGCTACACGAAATATGACGTATCATAAACCGAAATGTTTCGATTGACATAAAACTTTTCAAATGAAAAAACCCCATTTAAAAGGGTTCTGTAATATAGAATATGCAAAACCTTTAAAGATCCAGCATAAATACATTCTCCTACCAAAAGTCTCTTTAAAAATAAGACGATAGGTCCAGACCAATTCCACAAAAACCTGTATCAATTTCTGGAAAACATGGTATAATAATTGTAACAGAATGTTCAAAAAACAATCACAAAAAAGACACAACTCAGTTCCTCTATTTCATTTTTGTAAACGTTATCACAAAATGAAAGGAGACGGGTATGATGGACATGTTTTTTGCTTATTTATTGGTTGCCAGCGCAACACCTCTCTTTATATGGCTTGATAACAAAAAAGTCGCACTCTCAGCTATTCCGCCAATCATCTTAATGTGGGTCTTCTTCTTCTTTTACGCAACAGAAAGCCTTTCTCCACTCGGACACACTCTCATGATTATCTTGTTTGCCGTCAACGTCATTGTCGCTCATATCGCCGCGTTTATCATTTACGGTCTTCCGTATCTTCGCAGAAAGCGAAGCAGCTGAGGACAGCAAAAAACCCTCTTCGTTAGAAGAGGGTTTTTGTATTATTCGTTGTGGCCTGAGTGCTCTGAGTGTTTAGCGCCTCCAGGAGGATTTCCGTCCATATGGTCACCATGGTGATAGTGAGCCGCGAAAATCCAGATGGATCCAAGTACGATAACGATCGCACCGAAGAATCCGAACAGCGTGTTTCCGACTTGGATACCGCCGTTTTCGCTCTCTGTCATGTGCATGAACATGAGAAGCTGCAGCGCCGCCTGAATGAAGGCGAAGCCGAAAATGATCCAAAGTTTTGCTGATGAGCTCAGGTCAGTATACACTGCAACCCATAGAGCCAGCAGGGTCAAAACGATAGACAGTGCAAAACCTACAATGTGCTTCCATGGAAAGTGACTGTGTTCAGCAGATTTGTTTGCCATTTTACAGACCCCCCAATCCCATGAGATAGACACCTGTAAAGATGAAAATCCATACAACATCTAAGAAGTGCCAGTACAAGCTTGAGATAA
Proteins encoded:
- the sacA gene encoding sucrose-6-phosphate hydrolase, with protein sequence MTAHDQELRRRAYEEVEKKEPIANSDPHRQNFHIMPPIGLLNDPNGVIYWKGKYHLFFQWQPFQTGHGAKFWGHYTTQDVVTWKREDIALAPSDWFDKNGCYSGSAVTKDDRLYLFYTGNVRDQDGNRETYQCLAVSDDGLSFEKKGVVARLPEGYTPHFRDPKVWEHEGTWYMVIGAQTENMQGHAVLFASDNLTEWRFLGPITGAGFNGLDDFGYMWECPDLFSLQGTDVLIVSPQGLEADGFRYQNVYQSGYFVGRLDYNKLELKHGDFTELDQGFDFYAPQTLEDDQGRRILFAWMAVPDQDEGFHPTIDYHWIHCMTLPRQLTLSGQKLIQQPLPELKAMRRNEKNIQINMHGSSGTIPVENPERAEILIKDIDTESGFSIKIRGTAAFSFHKDEGVVTLERTSFDGKRTEARHCQIKDLHTVHMFIDASSVEIFINDGEEVFSARYFPFPGNHEVKASSTGKSAMNVGIWTLM
- the scrA gene encoding PTS system sucrose transporter subunit IIBC, with amino-acid sequence MDYKETAKRLIELLGGKENIISAAHCATRLRLVMKDESKIDQEQVEELDGVKGAFSSSGQYQIIFGTGLVNKVYDAFSKEADIESQEHVNHQDAAKEKLNPAARFAKTLSNIFVPIIPAIVASGLLMGLLGMVNAFHWMSKDSALLQLLDMFSSAAFIFLPILIGVSASKEFGSNPYLGAVIGGIMIHPTLLNPWGLAEATPDYMHLFGFDIALLGYQGTVIPVLLAVYVMSKVEKWTRKVVPHAVDLLVTPFVTVIVTGFVAFIAIGPLGRALGSGITVALTYVYDHAGFVAGLIFGGTYSLIVLTGVHHSFHAIEAGLIADIGKNYLLPIWSMANVAQGGAGLAVFFMAKKAKTKEIALPAAFSAFLGITEPVIFGVNLRYRKPFIAAMIGGALGGAYVVFTHVAANAYGLTGIPMIAIAAPFGMGNLINYLIGMAIAGVSAFIAAFIMKINEDEGRKK
- a CDS encoding formate/nitrite transporter family protein, with amino-acid sequence METQALQKVEQYALKKQNIFASSKIRYVLRSILASMFIGFGITAASKTGSYFSMADSPFAFPAAAATFGAAIVLIAYGGGDLFTGNTFYFTYTALRKKIRWRDTLYLWLSSYAGNLIGAILFAILIGATGLFEEASVHSFLIHLAEHKMEPSASELFFRGMLCNWLVCLAFFIPMSLKGEGAKLFAMMLFVFCFFISGFEHSIANMCTFAISLLIEHPDTVTLMGAVRNLIPVTLGNLTAGIVMMGWMYYTLNPDK
- the sacT gene encoding sac operon transcriptional antiterminator SacT, with amino-acid sequence MKIYKVLNNNAALIKEDDQEKIVMGPGIAFQKKKNDLIPMNKVEKIFVVRDENEKFKQILQTLPEEHIEIAEDIISYAEGELAAPLSDHIHIALSDHLSFAIERIQNGLSVQNKLLHEIKALYKKEYEIGLWAIGHVKETLGVSLPEDEAGYIALHIHTAKMDAESMYSALKHTTMIKEMIEKIEQYFNRKVDENSISYQRLVTHLRYAVSRLESNEALHRMDEEMLYFIQKKYSFAYQCALALAEFLKNEYQLHLPESEAGYITLHVQRLQDLSE
- the vpr gene encoding serine protease Vpr; this translates as MKHGIIRFLLVSFVLFFTLSTGMTGVQAAPISSKSSADLEKAEVFGDIDMTTSKKTTVIVELKEKSLAEAKEAGESQTKSKLKTARTKAKNSAVKAVKNGKVNREYEQVFSGFSMKLPANEIPKLLAVKDVKAVYPNVTYKTDNIKDQDVTISEDAVSPQMDDSAPYIGANDAWDLGYTGKGVKVAIIDTGVEYNHPDLKKSFGQYKGYDFVDNDYDPKETPTGDPRGEATDHGTHVAGTVAANGTIKGVAPDATLLAYRVLGPGGSGTTENVIAGVERAVQDGADVMNLSLGNSLNNPDWATSTALDWAMSEGVVAVTSNGNSGPNGWTVGSPGTSREAISVGATQLPLNEYAVTFGSYSSAKVMGYNKEDDVKTLNNKEVELVEAGLGEAKDFEGKNLTGKVAVVKRGSIAFVDKADNAKKAGAIGMVVYNNLSGEIEANVPGMSVPTIKLSLEDGEKLISAMKAGETKTTFGLTVSKALGEQVADFSSRGPVMDTWMIKPDISAPGVNIVSTIPTHDPQNPYGYGSKQGTSMASPHIAGAVAVIKQAKPKWSVEQIKAAIMNTAVTLKDGDGEVYPHNAQGAGSARIMNAIKADSLVSPGSYSYGTFLKENGNETKKETFTIENQSSIRKSYTLEYSFNGSDISTSGTSRVVIPAHKTGKATAKVKVNTKKTKAGTYEGTVIVREGGKTVAKIPTLLIVKEPDYPRVTSVSVSEGSAQGTYQIETYLPAGAEELAFLVYDSNLDFAGQAGIYKNQDKGYQYFDWDGTINGGTKLPAGDYYLLAYAANKGKSSQVLTEEPFTVE